Proteins from a single region of Chloroherpeton thalassium ATCC 35110:
- the argJ gene encoding bifunctional glutamate N-acetyltransferase/amino-acid acetyltransferase ArgJ: MSTFIVPISREAAYEIAMQTPKPEHVSILAALDQETAEATPKGFSFAGLHSGVKNRNKDLMLSYSEHPAIAAGVFTTNVVKAPPVVLSQEFVAKSNAIRAIVCNSGNANACTGEPGMKDAKAMAEITAKALKILPEEVVVSSTGVIGRLLPMEPIKNGILQASQELSPIGFQNAAAAIMTTDTFTKTLFIEIELVSGKKVKLCGMAKGSGMIHPNMATMLAFLSTDATFEKSVLQQALSESNQCSFNCISVDGDTSTNDMVVVLANGAAQAELIEPGSENYDRFQVALQYLMTVLGKLIVLDGEGATKFIELNIEGAETDEDARLAGKTVATSSLFKTALFGEDANWGRIIAALGRSGAVFNPADVEVSFNGLPILQKNYDIVIKEEEAKRVLKERLVEVHIKLGEGSGSAKVWTCDLTDGYIHINADYRT, translated from the coding sequence GTGAGCACATTTATTGTACCCATTTCGCGGGAAGCGGCTTATGAGATTGCCATGCAAACTCCAAAGCCTGAGCATGTTTCCATTTTAGCCGCCCTCGACCAGGAAACAGCAGAAGCTACACCAAAAGGATTTAGCTTTGCTGGTCTTCATTCAGGCGTCAAAAATCGCAACAAAGATTTGATGCTTTCCTACTCCGAACATCCGGCAATTGCAGCTGGCGTATTTACGACCAATGTGGTGAAAGCACCGCCCGTTGTCTTAAGCCAAGAGTTTGTTGCAAAGTCAAATGCCATTCGCGCGATCGTTTGCAATAGCGGCAATGCTAATGCTTGCACCGGCGAACCGGGCATGAAAGACGCAAAAGCGATGGCCGAAATTACCGCAAAGGCACTGAAGATTTTGCCAGAAGAGGTTGTTGTTTCATCGACAGGTGTGATCGGTCGGCTGCTGCCAATGGAGCCTATCAAAAACGGCATTCTGCAAGCTTCGCAGGAGCTTTCTCCAATCGGGTTCCAAAATGCCGCCGCGGCAATTATGACGACGGATACTTTTACTAAAACGCTGTTCATTGAAATTGAGCTTGTTTCTGGCAAAAAGGTAAAGCTCTGCGGCATGGCAAAAGGCTCGGGGATGATTCACCCGAACATGGCAACCATGCTCGCGTTCCTTTCTACCGATGCCACATTTGAAAAATCCGTTTTGCAGCAAGCTCTGTCGGAATCGAACCAATGCTCGTTCAATTGCATTTCAGTTGATGGCGATACCAGCACGAACGATATGGTGGTCGTGCTGGCTAACGGCGCGGCTCAAGCCGAACTCATTGAGCCCGGCAGCGAAAATTACGACCGCTTCCAAGTAGCGCTGCAATACCTGATGACTGTGCTCGGGAAACTCATTGTGCTGGACGGCGAAGGCGCAACCAAATTTATTGAACTTAATATCGAAGGTGCTGAAACTGATGAAGATGCCCGACTCGCTGGAAAAACCGTTGCGACGTCAAGCCTTTTTAAAACAGCGCTTTTCGGCGAAGATGCCAACTGGGGCAGAATTATCGCAGCGCTTGGGCGCTCGGGTGCGGTGTTCAATCCGGCTGATGTGGAAGTTTCTTTCAATGGCTTGCCTATTTTGCAAAAAAATTACGACATCGTCATTAAGGAAGAAGAAGCCAAACGCGTCCTCAAAGAACGGCTCGTTGAAGTCCACATCAAACTTGGTGAAGGCAGCGGGTCTGCGAAAGTCTGGACTTGCGACCTAACAGACGGGTACATCCATATTAATGCAGATTATAGGACATGA
- the argC gene encoding N-acetyl-gamma-glutamyl-phosphate reductase, translating to MKQKVSIIGASGYSGSELTRLLSDHPAVEILHLYAHGQAGKKAAEVYPYLETDLTYETYEGDLSSNIYFLALPHGEALKLVPDLLKAGKKVIDLSGDFRIHSVSVHEKYYKNTKPEGSTLQYGQPELFKEDIKKATAISNPGCYATSITLALAPILTDAHLKAETESVTVNALSGMSGAGRSSKTIHSFSEMSGNVWAYKIGVHQHSPEILQNFGLDIACPPFPFTFVPMVAPLVRGIYTTTTVKLKQKLSLEEAHARFRDFYKNEPFVRIKNEAPEIRGVAYTNYCDIGIQYCDDFGNIVIISAIDNLIKGAAGQAIQNMNLMLGLSEETALKSGFFGQ from the coding sequence TTGAAGCAGAAAGTTTCTATTATCGGCGCTTCGGGCTATTCCGGCTCGGAACTGACACGGCTACTTTCCGATCACCCTGCTGTTGAAATCTTGCATCTTTATGCACACGGACAGGCCGGAAAAAAAGCAGCGGAAGTTTATCCTTACCTCGAAACGGACTTAACCTACGAAACTTACGAAGGCGACCTTTCCTCAAATATTTACTTCCTTGCGCTGCCTCACGGTGAGGCGCTCAAACTCGTTCCCGATTTGCTCAAAGCCGGCAAAAAAGTTATCGACCTTTCCGGCGACTTCCGAATTCATTCGGTGAGCGTGCATGAAAAATATTACAAAAACACGAAGCCGGAAGGCTCAACCCTTCAATACGGTCAGCCGGAGCTCTTCAAAGAGGACATCAAAAAAGCGACGGCTATCAGCAATCCGGGCTGCTACGCAACCAGCATCACGCTTGCGCTTGCGCCCATTTTAACCGATGCACACCTGAAGGCAGAAACTGAGTCCGTTACTGTCAATGCGCTTTCGGGCATGTCGGGTGCTGGGCGCTCGAGCAAAACCATTCACTCGTTCTCGGAAATGTCGGGAAATGTGTGGGCGTATAAAATTGGCGTGCACCAGCATTCGCCGGAAATCCTTCAAAATTTCGGCTTGGACATCGCCTGTCCGCCATTTCCATTCACCTTTGTGCCGATGGTTGCGCCGCTCGTGCGCGGCATCTACACAACGACAACCGTGAAGCTGAAACAAAAATTGTCGCTGGAAGAAGCCCACGCCCGCTTCCGCGATTTTTATAAAAACGAGCCGTTTGTTCGCATTAAAAACGAAGCGCCGGAAATTCGCGGCGTGGCTTATACCAATTATTGCGACATTGGCATTCAATATTGCGATGACTTTGGAAACATCGTCATCATTTCAGCTATAGATAATTTGATCAAAGGCGCTGCGGGCCAGGCCATTCAAAATATGAACTTAATGCTCGGACTTAGCGAGGAAACGGCTTTAAAATCCGGCTTTTTCGGGCAATAA
- a CDS encoding PEGA domain-containing protein: protein MKHVLLSFFLLALLFSEAGAQQMSVKSFRSLPLDQTARITDPVIDQNGDKCALIKMVTTETGFVFEGGMMGIMKTLKKTGEWWIYVPYGSKKITIKHDQLGVLRDYVYPETISEATVYEMVLVTGKIKTIVEAPEIESAWLLVQTEPEGAELYLDEQYLGQTPFQKKLKKQKYNYRLTKAKYQPAAGVIDLTRTGDKEKLTLKLKPNFASLRLESEPESGATVLLDGNPTGKTTPCTLTEVMAGEHRLKFLREWYEPTERSMTVKAGVPQTLTVRLKQAFGTVSVETAEGAEIRIDNKPVGTGGYTGRLLPGVYTVSATKPKHEDARATVEIIAGETQTLNLIPRPKYGTLDIASDPWEADIYIEGKKQGETPKTLKNLLEGVYEIKLTKPGYKDVVQTVQVTEGKTQTLSVKLEKSDSFPSGFFQVGDKVRVKRSISTPKCDWGEVKHGDVGIVKEVGLTGDYDMLVDFPSQNGWQAVSDEMERVEHVQTSIIQSFQVGDKVRVKRSISTPKRKWGEVKHGDVGIVKEVGLTGDYDMLVDFPSQNGWQAVSDEMERVR, encoded by the coding sequence ATGAAACATGTATTGCTTTCGTTTTTTTTGCTGGCGCTGCTTTTCTCGGAAGCCGGGGCGCAGCAAATGAGCGTAAAATCGTTCCGCAGCCTGCCTCTTGACCAGACCGCCCGCATTACCGATCCCGTCATCGACCAAAACGGCGACAAATGCGCCCTCATCAAAATGGTGACCACCGAGACCGGCTTCGTCTTTGAAGGCGGCATGATGGGCATTATGAAAACGCTGAAAAAAACCGGCGAATGGTGGATTTACGTCCCTTACGGCTCAAAAAAAATCACCATTAAACACGATCAGCTCGGCGTTTTGCGCGACTACGTTTATCCCGAAACGATTTCGGAGGCGACGGTTTATGAGATGGTGTTGGTAACGGGAAAAATAAAAACCATCGTGGAAGCGCCTGAAATTGAAAGCGCGTGGCTTTTGGTGCAAACTGAACCGGAGGGCGCGGAACTTTATTTGGACGAGCAATATCTGGGGCAAACGCCGTTTCAGAAAAAGCTGAAAAAGCAAAAATACAATTACCGCCTCACCAAGGCCAAATACCAACCGGCTGCCGGCGTGATTGATTTAACCCGAACGGGCGATAAGGAAAAATTGACGCTGAAGCTGAAACCGAATTTTGCCTCGCTCAGGCTTGAGAGCGAACCCGAAAGCGGCGCGACGGTGCTTTTGGACGGCAACCCGACCGGAAAAACCACGCCTTGCACACTAACCGAAGTCATGGCGGGGGAACACCGGCTGAAATTTTTGCGCGAATGGTACGAGCCGACGGAGCGAAGTATGACCGTAAAAGCCGGCGTGCCGCAAACGCTCACGGTTCGTTTAAAGCAGGCCTTTGGAACGGTGAGCGTGGAGACGGCGGAAGGCGCGGAAATTAGAATTGATAACAAGCCGGTGGGAACGGGCGGCTACACCGGCAGGCTCCTGCCCGGCGTTTATACCGTTTCCGCGACAAAGCCCAAGCATGAAGACGCCCGAGCAACGGTGGAAATTATCGCAGGCGAAACCCAAACCCTAAACCTGATTCCACGCCCGAAATACGGAACGCTGGATATTGCCAGCGACCCTTGGGAAGCCGACATTTACATAGAGGGCAAAAAACAGGGCGAAACGCCGAAAACCCTGAAAAACCTTTTGGAAGGCGTTTATGAAATAAAGCTGACAAAACCGGGGTACAAAGATGTGGTGCAAACCGTGCAGGTGACGGAAGGCAAAACGCAAACCCTAAGCGTAAAGCTGGAAAAAAGCGATTCGTTTCCGTCAGGGTTCTTTCAAGTTGGTGATAAAGTTAGAGTAAAAAGGAGTATAAGTACTCCAAAGTGTGATTGGGGTGAAGTCAAGCATGGAGATGTAGGAATTGTTAAAGAGGTTGGCCTCACAGGGGATTATGATATGCTGGTAGACTTCCCGTCTCAGAATGGTTGGCAAGCAGTGTCTGATGAGATGGAACGGGTTGAACATGTACAGACTAGTATCATACAGAGCTTTCAAGTTGGTGATAAAGTTAGAGTAAAAAGGAGTATAAGTACTCCAAAGCGTAAGTGGGGTGAAGTCAAGCATGGAGATGTAGGAATTGTTAAAGAGGTTGGCCTCACAGGGGATTATGATATGCTGGTAGACTTCCCATCTCAGAATGGTTGGCAAGCAGTGTCTGATGAGATGGAACGGGTGCGTTAA
- the argB gene encoding acetylglutamate kinase — MEHFKQNIKPIISSKQVAIEKVLIEALPYIREFEGKTFVVKYGGAAMTDENLKSAFAQNVTLLRKVGINVVLVHGGGKEITGLAEKLGLKTEFRQGRRVTDADMINAVQMTLAGKLNQDIVRLISSHGGKAVGVSGLDADLITAKQFRNQNGSDLGFVGEVTEVNTNYIDLLCQAGLIPVIAPIGSDEKGQIYNINADDAASSIAISLKAEKLIYVSDVVGIYADNHILRTVQKKDAAELIESGVVTGGMIPKVLSAFRTLDAGVKKVHLIDGSFAHSLLLEIFTNDGVGTQFVISDDRFYSFNDND, encoded by the coding sequence ATGGAACACTTTAAGCAAAACATCAAACCGATTATTTCCAGCAAGCAGGTAGCCATCGAGAAAGTTCTGATTGAAGCCCTTCCCTACATTCGCGAGTTCGAAGGGAAAACTTTTGTGGTGAAATACGGCGGCGCAGCCATGACGGACGAAAACCTAAAATCGGCTTTTGCCCAAAATGTAACGCTGCTTCGGAAAGTCGGTATCAATGTCGTGCTGGTGCATGGCGGCGGGAAGGAAATCACCGGTCTTGCTGAAAAACTCGGGCTTAAAACGGAGTTTCGCCAAGGCAGGCGGGTTACGGATGCGGACATGATTAATGCTGTGCAAATGACGCTTGCCGGCAAACTTAACCAAGACATTGTTCGCCTGATCAGTTCGCACGGCGGAAAAGCCGTCGGCGTTTCTGGGCTCGATGCTGATTTGATTACCGCCAAGCAATTTAGAAATCAAAACGGCTCGGATTTGGGATTTGTTGGTGAAGTGACCGAAGTCAATACCAACTACATCGACTTGCTTTGCCAAGCCGGCCTCATTCCGGTGATTGCGCCAATCGGCTCGGACGAGAAAGGACAAATCTACAACATCAACGCCGACGACGCAGCCAGCAGCATCGCCATTTCGCTTAAGGCCGAAAAGCTGATTTACGTCAGCGATGTGGTCGGCATTTATGCGGACAACCACATTTTGCGAACGGTTCAAAAAAAGGACGCCGCCGAGCTTATCGAATCCGGCGTTGTCACAGGCGGGATGATTCCAAAAGTGCTTTCCGCGTTTAGAACGCTCGACGCGGGCGTGAAAAAAGTTCATCTTATCGACGGGAGCTTTGCGCACTCGTTGCTGTTGGAAATCTTTACCAACGACGGCGTCGGCACGCAGTTTGTCATTTCAGACGATAGATTCTACTCTTTTAACGACAACGATTAA